The following coding sequences are from one Streptomyces sp. NBC_01485 window:
- a CDS encoding zf-HC2 domain-containing protein, which produces MNKDTKDEGAGGDEGVPDPEPLRLEHPVLKALLGAWALAACSAEETAAVEEHLGDCGACADEARRLREAVGLLQRPESLDLDPGLRTRVLDSCLGRRPPRIPVPAWATPYDAETARLDALLQDFGDAEWHAPVRLRWFRGDGETYRRTTVAGVIAHLLAVDGLVAVALGLDDPMEAVEKPKERTGERTNDQPEERTREQAKGLPEDREGPAERTEALWTGSHYPPTRSVRAPWREQTHALVRTVSFTGGGPGTMPVSYGDFELPLRDAMLDRAFECWVHAEDIADAVDYPYAPPAPRHLHSMIDLAARMLPETLAARRRAGLAAPSHTRHLVTAGRPGRSLRLEIEGSGGGQWLIPLDSPGAVGSADHEVAHVALDDVEFCRLAAGHVSPEEAAAGQLGDREAIRDVLFAAAALSRM; this is translated from the coding sequence GTGAACAAGGACACCAAGGACGAGGGTGCGGGCGGGGACGAGGGCGTTCCGGATCCGGAACCGCTGCGGCTCGAGCACCCGGTGCTCAAGGCTTTGCTGGGCGCGTGGGCGCTGGCCGCCTGCTCGGCCGAGGAGACGGCGGCCGTCGAGGAACACCTCGGCGACTGCGGAGCCTGCGCCGACGAGGCACGGCGACTGCGCGAGGCGGTCGGCCTGCTCCAGCGCCCGGAGAGCCTCGATCTCGACCCCGGCCTGCGTACCCGCGTCCTGGACTCCTGCCTGGGCCGCCGCCCGCCCCGCATCCCGGTACCGGCCTGGGCGACACCGTACGACGCCGAGACCGCGCGGCTCGACGCCCTCCTCCAGGACTTCGGCGACGCCGAGTGGCACGCGCCCGTACGGCTGCGCTGGTTTCGCGGCGACGGCGAGACGTACCGCCGGACGACCGTCGCAGGCGTCATCGCCCACCTCCTCGCCGTGGACGGGCTGGTGGCGGTGGCACTGGGCCTGGACGACCCGATGGAGGCCGTGGAGAAGCCGAAGGAACGGACCGGAGAACGGACGAACGACCAGCCGGAAGAACGGACGAGGGAACAGGCGAAGGGACTGCCGGAAGACCGGGAGGGACCGGCGGAACGCACCGAGGCGCTCTGGACGGGCTCGCACTACCCGCCCACCCGCTCCGTGCGCGCCCCCTGGCGCGAACAGACCCACGCCCTCGTGCGCACGGTGTCCTTCACCGGCGGCGGACCCGGCACCATGCCGGTCTCGTACGGCGACTTCGAACTCCCGTTGCGGGACGCGATGCTGGACCGCGCCTTCGAGTGCTGGGTGCACGCCGAGGACATCGCGGACGCGGTCGACTACCCCTACGCGCCGCCCGCCCCGCGCCACCTCCACAGCATGATCGACCTGGCCGCGCGGATGCTGCCGGAGACCCTCGCGGCCCGCCGTCGAGCCGGCCTCGCCGCCCCCTCGCACACCCGCCACCTGGTGACCGCGGGCCGCCCCGGCCGCAGCCTGCGCCTGGAGATCGAGGGCTCGGGCGGCGGCCAGTGGCTGATCCCCCTGGACTCCCCCGGCGCAGTCGGCTCCGCCGACCACGAGGTGGCCCACGTGGCCCTGGACGACGTCGAATTCTGCCGCCTGGCCGCAGGCCACGTATCCCCGGAGGAAGCGGCAGCGGGCCAACTCGGAGACCGCGAGGCGATCAGGGACGTACTGTTCGCGGCGGCGGCGCTGAGCCGGATGTAG
- a CDS encoding ATP-binding protein encodes MLPTFTPALGLTPNLTPGYYLRPRPQGFAAHISASQQHLVSVRALTSAELLSHGIDADAVHSAQLVLSELVGNSVRACGEHVPLVVEVYVTSYGIAVNVHDPDPGALPQRRSTPLDSAEAEGGRGLGLVDLLAPGWNVRRSAIGKQVRCRVAAEPEWG; translated from the coding sequence ATGCTCCCCACGTTCACCCCCGCTCTTGGGCTCACTCCAAACCTCACTCCCGGCTACTACCTCCGCCCCCGCCCTCAGGGCTTCGCCGCTCACATCTCCGCATCGCAGCAACACTTGGTCTCGGTAAGGGCGTTGACCAGCGCCGAGTTGCTCAGTCACGGCATTGATGCCGACGCCGTGCACTCCGCGCAACTCGTCCTGTCCGAGCTTGTCGGTAACTCGGTGCGGGCATGCGGTGAACACGTGCCGCTCGTGGTGGAGGTGTATGTGACGTCGTACGGCATCGCCGTGAATGTGCACGACCCGGACCCCGGCGCTCTGCCGCAGCGTCGGTCGACACCGCTCGACAGCGCGGAGGCGGAGGGCGGGCGGGGGCTCGGGCTGGTCGACCTGCTGGCACCAGGGTGGAACGTACGGAGGTCGGCGATCGGGAAGCAGGTGCGGTGCCGTGTGGCTGCCGAACCGGAGTGGGGCTGA
- a CDS encoding helix-turn-helix domain-containing protein encodes MPNSPLVPTVRRRRLGASLRRLRNEAGMTLDAAAGAMSWRGPKLSKIEGATQAIRTADVGALLTVYGVEDDQTRHALEALAREAGKRGWWQTYSAVVSPTYADYISLETDADSICAWSPLVIPGLLQTAAYARETIAGVTTSRTPEEVAALAEVRLARQAVLSRPGTAPELWAIVHEAALHQRFAVRPSIMREQLRRLLDVSGMPNVTVQLMPLASTAHPGVVGGFTLTGFPPPMPSVVLLENLSGATYVEGDDATPFAKAFERIRATALPVEDSLARIAELEEGHRK; translated from the coding sequence ATGCCCAACTCACCCCTCGTACCGACCGTTCGACGCCGCCGCCTCGGTGCGAGCCTTCGGCGCCTTCGCAATGAGGCCGGGATGACACTCGACGCGGCAGCCGGAGCCATGAGCTGGCGGGGACCGAAGCTCTCGAAGATCGAAGGGGCGACCCAGGCGATCCGGACCGCCGATGTAGGCGCGCTGCTGACCGTGTACGGGGTGGAAGACGATCAGACGAGGCACGCATTGGAAGCCCTGGCCCGGGAAGCGGGGAAGAGGGGCTGGTGGCAGACGTACAGTGCGGTCGTCTCACCCACCTACGCCGACTACATCTCCCTCGAAACGGACGCGGACTCCATCTGCGCGTGGTCCCCACTCGTCATCCCCGGCCTGCTGCAGACGGCCGCGTACGCCAGAGAGACCATCGCCGGCGTGACGACGTCTCGCACGCCGGAAGAAGTGGCCGCCCTGGCCGAGGTCCGGCTGGCCCGGCAGGCAGTCCTTTCCCGCCCCGGCACAGCTCCAGAACTGTGGGCCATCGTCCACGAGGCAGCGCTGCATCAGCGCTTTGCCGTACGGCCCTCAATCATGCGTGAGCAGCTACGACGGCTGCTCGACGTCTCCGGCATGCCCAACGTCACCGTGCAGTTGATGCCGCTGGCCTCCACCGCGCACCCCGGAGTGGTCGGCGGCTTCACCCTCACCGGGTTTCCTCCGCCCATGCCTTCGGTAGTGCTCTTGGAAAACCTCAGCGGCGCGACGTACGTTGAGGGCGACGACGCGACTCCCTTCGCCAAAGCCTTCGAACGCATCCGCGCCACGGCCCTCCCGGTGGAGGACTCGCTCGCGAGAATCGCCGAGTTGGAAGAGGGCCACAGGAAGTGA
- a CDS encoding DUF397 domain-containing protein translates to MNPKSELYTYDLSEAIWRKASASGAEHDCVEVAQLPGGARAVRDSKNPSREPLRFTASEWAAFQEGVIAGEL, encoded by the coding sequence GTGAATCCCAAGAGCGAGTTGTACACGTACGACCTCTCCGAGGCGATATGGCGGAAGGCGTCCGCCAGCGGCGCGGAGCACGACTGCGTCGAGGTCGCCCAACTCCCTGGCGGCGCAAGAGCTGTCCGCGACTCCAAGAACCCGAGCCGCGAACCCCTGCGTTTCACCGCCTCGGAGTGGGCGGCCTTCCAGGAAGGTGTCATCGCCGGGGAGTTGTGA
- a CDS encoding RDD family protein — MNSVTIVNREGVEGVPSMVARAMGREWYREHLAGMDPLRGVRPEGALVEYVADVGAAARATGNPVLVLASNGRRIAARLVDTVIATVFACLGFFVEAASTDGIALVVLLPVGFVAGGLLYYLPLVHWWGTTVGKRMFGLRVVRLWSDGTLPPSWKDTFIREFDRGALLAIPVLNLLVGAILLAYMAKDRGAYHQSKSDRAARTVVVRWPAYVGGN, encoded by the coding sequence GTCCCCTCCATGGTCGCAAGGGCGATGGGGCGGGAGTGGTACCGAGAGCATCTGGCCGGCATGGATCCGTTGCGGGGCGTACGGCCTGAGGGGGCGTTGGTCGAGTACGTCGCTGACGTGGGTGCGGCGGCCCGCGCGACCGGGAATCCGGTGCTCGTGCTGGCCTCTAACGGGCGCAGGATCGCGGCACGCCTGGTGGACACGGTGATCGCGACCGTGTTCGCTTGCCTCGGTTTCTTCGTGGAGGCCGCCTCGACCGACGGCATCGCGTTGGTGGTTCTCCTGCCAGTGGGGTTTGTGGCCGGGGGGCTGCTCTATTACCTGCCCTTGGTGCACTGGTGGGGCACGACCGTCGGCAAGCGGATGTTCGGGCTGCGGGTAGTCCGGCTGTGGTCGGACGGGACCCTTCCGCCGTCATGGAAGGACACGTTCATCCGGGAGTTCGACCGGGGAGCCCTCCTGGCGATTCCGGTGCTGAACCTGCTGGTCGGCGCGATCCTGCTGGCGTACATGGCCAAGGACCGGGGCGCATACCACCAGAGCAAGTCCGACCGCGCGGCCCGGACGGTTGTCGTGCGGTGGCCGGCGTATGTGGGAGGGAATTGA